One part of the Bacillota bacterium genome encodes these proteins:
- a CDS encoding MATE family efflux transporter, translated as MGGGRAVHHAGRDDPLLDHIVAGLGTIVYAAHQIAINITNLSFMPGLGFSIAATTIVGQCLGQKRPDWAEKSAYETRLMGMIVASSMGLLFFFGGPLIMRLYTADPEVIRLGSIALKVVAIIQPAQSTAFILSGGLRGAGDTTWPVISTAIGVWGFRVVLSFTFVKVLGWGLAGAWWAMAADQLVRSLFISTRFKGGRWKRVLV; from the coding sequence TTGGGCGGCGGCCGAGCAGTTCATCATGCGGGCCGGGATGATCCTCTTCTCGACCATATCGTCGCCGGGCTGGGGACCATCGTCTATGCCGCCCACCAGATCGCCATAAACATCACCAACCTGTCCTTCATGCCCGGACTTGGCTTCTCCATCGCCGCCACCACCATCGTCGGCCAGTGCCTTGGCCAGAAGCGGCCGGATTGGGCCGAGAAGAGCGCCTACGAGACCCGCCTGATGGGGATGATCGTCGCCAGTTCCATGGGACTGCTCTTCTTCTTCGGCGGTCCCCTGATCATGAGGCTCTACACCGCCGACCCCGAGGTCATCCGGCTCGGCAGCATTGCCCTGAAGGTCGTGGCCATCATCCAGCCGGCCCAGTCGACCGCCTTCATCCTGTCCGGCGGGTTGCGCGGGGCCGGCGATACGACCTGGCCGGTCATCTCGACCGCTATCGGGGTCTGGGGGTTCCGGGTCGTCCTGTCCTTCACCTTCGTCAAGGTCCTCGGCTGGGGGCTGGCCGGCGCCTGGTGGGCGATGGCCGCCGACCAGCTTGTCCGGTCGCTGTTCATCTCGACCCGCTTCAAGGGCGGACGATGGAAGAGGGTCTTGGTCTGA
- a CDS encoding MATE family efflux transporter codes for MAAAPEIPLGEGAVVEPGLGPAAATRPAPPSTRFIAAGEPTRAALRAQIIRLSGPAIIEQFLITLVQMVDMIMVSHLGAAATTAVGLTNQPIFLFLAAFMALNVGTTAIVARSIGACDVEQARKAARQTLIITIILGLGTALAGYLSAPWVIAAMGAGPDVIPLGIVFMRLISIGMIFSTISMSLSAILRGAGDTRTPMMVNVVANVVVIIGDWLLIYGNLGFPRLGIAGAGLATIAARFIAAILVLRVIFGGNSCIRLSWRERFEFDRVMIGRILRIGLWAAAEQFIMRAGMILFSTISSPGWGPSSMPPTRSP; via the coding sequence ATGGCCGCGGCACCGGAGATACCATTAGGCGAAGGCGCAGTCGTCGAGCCAGGCCTCGGGCCCGCGGCGGCGACCAGGCCGGCCCCTCCGTCGACGCGTTTTATCGCCGCCGGGGAGCCGACCCGGGCGGCCCTGCGGGCCCAGATCATCCGCCTCTCCGGACCGGCCATCATCGAGCAATTCCTGATCACCTTGGTCCAGATGGTCGACATGATCATGGTCAGCCATCTCGGGGCGGCCGCGACGACCGCCGTCGGCCTCACCAATCAGCCGATTTTTCTTTTCCTGGCAGCGTTCATGGCCCTCAACGTCGGGACGACGGCCATCGTCGCCCGGTCCATCGGCGCCTGCGACGTCGAGCAGGCCCGCAAGGCCGCCCGGCAGACCCTCATCATCACCATCATCCTCGGCCTGGGCACGGCCCTGGCCGGCTACCTCTCGGCGCCGTGGGTCATCGCGGCCATGGGGGCGGGGCCGGACGTCATCCCCCTCGGGATCGTCTTCATGCGGCTGATCAGCATCGGGATGATCTTCAGCACGATCAGCATGAGCCTTTCGGCCATCCTCCGGGGGGCCGGCGACACCCGGACCCCGATGATGGTCAACGTCGTTGCCAACGTCGTCGTCATCATCGGTGACTGGCTCCTCATCTACGGGAACCTCGGTTTCCCGCGGCTCGGCATCGCCGGGGCCGGCTTGGCCACCATCGCCGCCCGGTTCATCGCCGCCATCCTCGTCCTGAGGGTCATCTTCGGCGGCAATTCCTGCATCAGGCTGTCCTGGCGCGAGCGCTTCGAGTTCGACCGAGTGATGATCGGGCGCATCCTCCGGATCGGCCTTTGGGCGGCGGCCGAGCAGTTCATCATGCGGGCCGGGATGATCCTCTTCTCGACCATATCGTCGCCGGGCTGGGGACCATCGTCTATGCCGCCCACCAGATCGCCATAA
- a CDS encoding NUDIX hydrolase, whose protein sequence is MNREVSAGGVVYRFSPGGRAEILMIMDSYSRWTFPKGLIEAGETPEQAAIREIGEETNVRGEIQATLGETHYKYHGGPRGLIDKTVYYYLVRALDGDQARPLLGEIKDTRWYGLDEAVAISAYPNNHDILTRAVESIQAKAPQA, encoded by the coding sequence GTGAATCGTGAAGTCTCAGCCGGAGGGGTGGTCTACCGCTTCAGCCCCGGCGGCCGGGCCGAGATCCTGATGATCATGGACTCCTACTCCCGCTGGACCTTTCCCAAAGGGCTCATCGAGGCGGGGGAGACCCCGGAACAGGCCGCCATCCGGGAGATCGGCGAGGAGACCAACGTCCGTGGGGAGATCCAGGCGACGCTCGGCGAGACCCATTACAAGTACCACGGCGGTCCCCGGGGCCTGATCGACAAGACCGTCTACTACTATCTCGTCCGGGCCCTCGACGGCGACCAGGCCAGGCCGCTCCTGGGTGAGATCAAGGACACCAGGTGGTACGGCCTGGATGAGGCGGTGGCCATCTCGGCCTACCCGAACAACCACGATATCCTGACCCGAGCCGTCGAGTCGATCCAGGCCAAGGCTCCGCAGGCTTGA
- a CDS encoding HAD family hydrolase produces the protein MRPRLIAIDIDDTLVGRDKKVGQANREAIDAARAGGIEVILVTGRRFGGSAERFVAELGLRGLTYCYCGAKVVAPDGAVDEHRPVPFDLALRLAKFAHAAGLPLQAHVDEVMYSEPSAERVYEMIRRDGVPMAPQHLVPDLAELLLTEMRPPTQMVPFGWEAVQAFQAEFGGMSAGEEAGPDTGEYGPLQMYIHDVGTPSCRMTIIKGGVNKGEALARHCRRFGYERGEVAAFGDGSLDGSMIRWAGFGVAMENAPDWVKTAAQLVVPFSEEAVAMVVDRLLNAGKSPRRQNR, from the coding sequence ATGAGGCCGCGGCTGATCGCCATCGACATCGACGACACCCTCGTCGGCCGGGACAAGAAAGTCGGCCAGGCCAACCGGGAGGCCATCGACGCCGCCCGGGCCGGAGGGATCGAGGTCATCCTGGTCACCGGCCGCCGGTTCGGCGGCTCGGCCGAGCGGTTCGTGGCTGAACTCGGTCTCCGTGGGCTGACCTACTGCTATTGCGGGGCCAAGGTGGTCGCTCCCGACGGGGCCGTCGACGAGCACCGGCCGGTGCCCTTCGACCTCGCCTTGCGCCTGGCCAAGTTCGCCCATGCGGCCGGACTGCCGCTCCAGGCCCACGTCGACGAGGTCATGTACTCCGAGCCGTCGGCGGAGAGGGTGTATGAAATGATCCGGCGCGACGGCGTGCCCATGGCCCCGCAACACCTGGTGCCCGACCTGGCCGAATTACTTTTGACCGAGATGCGCCCGCCGACCCAGATGGTGCCCTTCGGTTGGGAGGCCGTCCAAGCCTTCCAGGCCGAGTTCGGGGGGATGTCGGCCGGGGAGGAAGCCGGTCCGGACACGGGCGAGTACGGGCCCCTGCAGATGTACATCCACGACGTCGGCACCCCGTCGTGTAGGATGACCATCATCAAGGGCGGGGTCAACAAGGGCGAGGCGCTGGCCCGCCACTGCCGGCGGTTCGGCTACGAGCGGGGCGAGGTTGCCGCCTTCGGCGACGGTAGCCTGGATGGCTCGATGATCCGCTGGGCCGGTTTCGGAGTGGCCATGGAGAATGCCCCAGACTGGGTCAAAACCGCGGCCCAGCTGGTCGTACCGTTCAGCGAAGAGGCCGTGGCCATGGTCGTCGACCGGCTCTTGAACGCAGGGAAATCGCCGCGGCGCCAGAATAGGTGA
- a CDS encoding EamA family transporter: MPRSPGLGYAFISLAAVLWGIIGLITGYVFAAGATPLTYAALRPALSAVLIFLAIAVIRPRLLRVRVRDIAFFALFGLVSIGVFYFCLFYAVQKTSVTVAWILLYTAPAYVVVLSRVFLHEPITRVKWLSLVLTVVGSALVSGVYDLSGTELNGLGIAAGLMAGLTYGLYSFFGRKANERYDTWTSLLYSFAFGSLFLLALWFPTAGTQVAVAVKIWPLLLATTVISTIVPYGLYLYGLTMVETGKASITANLEPVTAMLLAYFVLRERVSWIQFGGAALVIGGVVAIQLSDIIAGGRRRRAERGAESKRGVGP; the protein is encoded by the coding sequence ATGCCCCGTTCCCCTGGTTTGGGATACGCCTTCATCAGTCTGGCCGCCGTCCTTTGGGGCATCATCGGCCTGATCACCGGTTATGTCTTCGCCGCCGGGGCGACGCCGCTGACGTACGCCGCCCTCCGGCCGGCCCTTTCCGCCGTGCTGATCTTCCTGGCCATCGCCGTCATCCGACCGCGGCTCCTCCGGGTGAGGGTCAGGGACATCGCCTTCTTCGCCCTCTTCGGGCTGGTCAGCATCGGGGTCTTCTACTTCTGCCTGTTCTACGCGGTCCAGAAGACCTCGGTGACGGTGGCCTGGATCCTCCTCTACACCGCCCCGGCCTACGTGGTGGTCCTGTCAAGGGTCTTTCTGCACGAGCCGATCACCCGGGTGAAATGGCTGTCCCTGGTCCTTACCGTCGTCGGCAGCGCCCTGGTCTCGGGAGTCTACGACCTGTCCGGCACCGAGCTGAACGGGTTGGGGATCGCCGCCGGGTTGATGGCCGGGCTGACCTATGGCCTTTACAGCTTCTTCGGGCGAAAAGCCAACGAGCGCTACGACACCTGGACGTCGCTCCTCTACTCCTTCGCCTTCGGCAGCCTCTTCCTGCTGGCCTTGTGGTTTCCCACCGCCGGCACGCAGGTGGCGGTGGCCGTGAAGATCTGGCCGCTGCTCCTGGCGACGACGGTCATCTCGACGATCGTTCCGTACGGCCTCTACCTCTATGGACTGACCATGGTCGAGACCGGCAAGGCCTCGATCACCGCCAACCTCGAACCGGTGACGGCGATGCTCCTGGCCTACTTCGTCCTGCGCGAGCGGGTCTCCTGGATCCAGTTCGGCGGGGCGGCCCTGGTCATCGGCGGGGTGGTCGCTATCCAGCTCTCCGACATCATCGCCGGCGGGCGGCGCCGGCGGGCCGAGCGCGGGGCCGAATCCAAGCGCGGGGTCGGACCATGA
- a CDS encoding Tex family protein, whose amino-acid sequence MDIVSRLTRELSLGLTQVQNAVKLFDEGNTIPFVARYRKELTGEMDENVLRDLSERLGYLRKLEERKEEVIRLIGEQGKLTPELEAKIVAADSLQEVDDLYLPFQPKRRTRAMIARERGLEPLAALLRAQSPEMPPAEEAAAPFVDPEKGVPTAEAALAGAMDIVAEEISDEAEVRKEVRGRTSAEGTLAVVIADPTQAQAKEAAVYQMYFDYREPLAKMPPHRVLAINRGEREGALKVKLEAPRETLVYDLQRRAAKEERSAAAPFLKQAAEDSYDRLISPSIEREVRAELTVRAEEQAIRVFSLNLRNLLLQPPIRGRVVLGIDPAYRTGCKWAVVSETSKLLETGVIYPTVPQNDVAGATAVVKHLLKKYKIGAIAIGNGTGSRETEAFVADILHDLPDPSGLGYVIVSEAGASVYSASKLAGQEFPELDVSVRGAISIARRLQDPLAELVKIEPKAIGVGQYQHDVDQGRLEDTLGGVVESVVNSVGVDLNTASPSLLSYVAGVTASVAKNIVAYRDKVGHFASREELMEVSRLGEATFTQCAGFLRIPGGSHPFDNTSVHPESYEAAEKFLRKFGFSPEDVGTARLALIKLKLKGVDLAKAATDIGVGLPTLRDIIDALEKPGRDPRDELPKPLFRTDVLTLDDLKPGMILKGTVRNVVDFGAFIDIGVKHDGLAHVSELSDRFVKHPADAVAVGDVVRCRVLGIDLQRSRISLSLKGLPVEQ is encoded by the coding sequence ATGGATATCGTTTCCCGCCTAACCCGCGAACTGTCGCTGGGACTGACGCAGGTCCAGAACGCTGTCAAGCTGTTCGACGAGGGGAACACCATTCCCTTTGTCGCTCGTTACCGCAAGGAGCTCACCGGCGAGATGGACGAGAACGTCCTCCGCGACCTTTCCGAGCGCCTGGGCTATCTCAGGAAACTCGAAGAGCGCAAGGAGGAGGTCATCCGGCTCATCGGCGAGCAGGGCAAGCTGACGCCCGAGCTGGAGGCGAAGATCGTCGCCGCCGATTCCCTCCAGGAAGTTGACGACCTCTATCTGCCTTTCCAGCCAAAGCGGCGGACACGGGCGATGATCGCCCGGGAGCGCGGGCTCGAACCCCTGGCGGCGCTGCTCCGGGCGCAGTCCCCGGAGATGCCTCCGGCCGAGGAGGCGGCGGCCCCCTTCGTCGACCCGGAGAAGGGCGTGCCCACGGCGGAAGCGGCCCTGGCCGGCGCGATGGACATCGTCGCCGAGGAGATCTCCGACGAGGCCGAGGTCCGCAAGGAGGTCCGCGGGCGGACGTCCGCCGAAGGCACCCTGGCGGTGGTCATCGCCGACCCGACCCAGGCCCAGGCCAAAGAGGCGGCCGTCTACCAGATGTACTTCGATTACCGCGAACCGCTGGCCAAGATGCCCCCCCATCGCGTCCTGGCGATCAACCGCGGCGAGCGCGAGGGGGCCCTCAAGGTCAAGCTCGAGGCGCCGCGGGAGACCCTCGTCTACGACCTGCAGCGGCGAGCGGCAAAGGAAGAACGGTCGGCCGCGGCGCCCTTCCTGAAGCAGGCGGCCGAGGACTCATACGACCGCCTGATCTCGCCGTCCATCGAGCGCGAGGTCCGGGCCGAGCTGACCGTCCGGGCTGAGGAGCAGGCGATCAGGGTCTTCTCGCTCAACCTGCGCAACCTCTTACTGCAGCCGCCCATCCGCGGTCGGGTCGTCCTGGGCATCGACCCGGCCTACCGGACCGGCTGCAAGTGGGCCGTCGTCAGCGAGACCAGCAAGCTCTTGGAGACCGGGGTCATCTACCCGACCGTCCCGCAGAACGACGTCGCCGGGGCGACCGCCGTGGTCAAGCACCTCCTCAAGAAGTACAAGATCGGGGCCATCGCCATCGGCAACGGTACGGGATCGCGGGAGACTGAGGCTTTCGTCGCCGACATCCTTCACGACCTGCCGGACCCGTCCGGGCTGGGCTACGTCATCGTCAGCGAAGCCGGGGCTTCCGTCTATTCTGCCTCAAAGCTTGCCGGGCAAGAGTTTCCCGAACTCGACGTGTCGGTCCGGGGGGCCATCTCGATCGCCCGCCGGCTCCAGGACCCGCTGGCTGAGCTGGTCAAGATCGAGCCCAAGGCGATCGGCGTCGGCCAGTACCAGCACGACGTGGATCAGGGCCGCCTGGAGGACACCCTGGGTGGAGTGGTCGAGTCGGTGGTCAACTCGGTCGGCGTCGACCTCAACACGGCCTCCCCTTCCCTGCTCTCCTACGTGGCCGGGGTGACCGCCTCGGTGGCCAAGAACATCGTCGCCTACCGCGACAAGGTCGGCCATTTCGCTTCGCGTGAGGAACTGATGGAAGTCTCGCGGCTCGGCGAGGCCACCTTCACCCAGTGCGCGGGCTTTCTGAGGATTCCCGGCGGGAGTCACCCCTTTGACAACACCTCGGTCCACCCGGAATCCTATGAGGCGGCCGAGAAGTTCTTGAGGAAGTTCGGGTTCAGCCCCGAGGACGTCGGGACGGCCCGCTTGGCCCTGATCAAGCTGAAACTGAAGGGGGTCGACCTGGCCAAGGCGGCGACGGACATCGGGGTCGGCCTGCCGACCCTGCGCGACATCATCGACGCCCTCGAAAAGCCCGGCCGCGACCCGCGGGACGAACTGCCCAAGCCGCTCTTCCGGACCGACGTCCTGACCCTCGATGACCTCAAGCCCGGGATGATCCTCAAGGGAACCGTCCGCAACGTGGTCGACTTCGGGGCCTTCATCGACATCGGGGTCAAGCACGACGGCTTGGCCCACGTGTCCGAGCTGTCCGACCGCTTCGTCAAGCACCCGGCCGACGCCGTGGCCGTGGGCGACGTGGTCAGGTGCCGGGTCCTCG